One Rossellomorea aquimaris DNA window includes the following coding sequences:
- a CDS encoding DUF1672 family protein: MNTKNKWIICGIGLSLLLGGCMNMDNANGNGVDEKKGTQDEVEDQSNRLVSVQEYNGEGFSLKNGQENDKIAEAKREEVEKAVKDFFLTQYKTDVEIHNIVGNVDGASVFVESVGKPHFHTFAVVPIDSNEDKILTDQVYSLEGEVENAITSGVYGLIYEDQFSKLDKLLKEITEKYPFTGEKIQAINNTKSFGFGNEYYFVSFFDMEISERIVEIYLENPDITKEDLKEVNLKKLSPESINITIQLFKDKKDSNPTNEELEDIAKVIEDAEGLPFGAYNLLLHDNIIDKVTGSGDKETTVDRADPNYIIKNKH; encoded by the coding sequence ATGAATACTAAAAATAAATGGATTATATGTGGAATCGGACTTTCATTATTACTTGGAGGATGTATGAATATGGATAATGCAAATGGTAATGGTGTGGATGAGAAGAAGGGTACGCAGGATGAAGTGGAAGATCAAAGCAATCGTTTAGTAAGCGTCCAGGAATATAATGGAGAAGGGTTTTCTCTGAAAAATGGTCAAGAAAATGACAAAATTGCTGAAGCAAAACGGGAAGAAGTGGAAAAAGCCGTCAAAGATTTTTTCTTAACACAATATAAAACTGATGTTGAAATTCATAATATTGTTGGTAATGTTGATGGAGCTAGCGTGTTTGTGGAGTCTGTGGGTAAGCCCCATTTCCATACCTTTGCAGTTGTGCCCATAGATTCTAATGAGGATAAAATCCTGACTGACCAGGTTTATTCATTAGAAGGAGAGGTGGAAAATGCCATCACTTCGGGTGTTTATGGATTGATATATGAAGATCAGTTTAGCAAGTTGGATAAATTATTGAAAGAAATTACAGAAAAATATCCATTTACTGGAGAAAAAATCCAGGCCATTAATAATACTAAATCATTTGGATTTGGAAATGAGTATTATTTTGTGTCATTTTTTGATATGGAAATATCAGAGAGGATCGTTGAAATTTATTTAGAAAATCCTGATATTACGAAAGAAGATTTAAAAGAGGTAAATTTAAAGAAATTAAGCCCTGAGTCAATAAATATTACTATTCAGCTTTTTAAAGATAAAAAAGATTCGAATCCAACTAACGAAGAGTTAGAGGATATTGCAAAAGTTATTGAAGATGCGGAAGGGCTTCCTTTTGGCGCGTATAATCTCCTACTACATGACAATATAATTGATAAAGTTACGGGTAGCGGGGATAAAGAAACCACTGTTGATAGAGCCGACCCCAATTATATTATAAAAAATAAACATTAG